Proteins co-encoded in one Nicotiana sylvestris chromosome 7, ASM39365v2, whole genome shotgun sequence genomic window:
- the LOC104230179 gene encoding probable galactinol--sucrose galactosyltransferase 1 yields MTVGAGICVAERKLNVLGQSILTDVNENIIVTQPTGEAFINGAFLGVHSDKIGSRRVFPVGKLQGLRFMCVFRFKLWWMTQRMGTSGQDIPFETQFLIVEGNDGSNFDQDNHENSALYVVFLPILEGDFRAVLQGNSNDELEICLESGDPAVQDFEGSHLVFVAAGPDPFDVITNAVKTVERHLQTFCHRDRKKMPDMLNWFGWCTWDAFYTTVTAEGVKQGLESLEKGGIPPKFVLIDDGWQSVGMDPNSIESIADNHANFANRLTHIKENHKFQKDGKEGHRVNDPAMGLRHVVTNIKDQHNLKYVYVWHALAGYWGGVKPGVPEMDHYESKLSFPVSSPGVESQEPDDALDSLTKNGLGLVNPEKVYNFYNELHSYLASAGIDGVKVDVQNILETLGAGHGGRVKLARKYHQALEASISQNFPDNGIISCMSHSTDNLFSAKRSAVIRASDDFWPRDPASHTIHIASVAYNTIFLGEFMQPDWDMFHSVHPMAEYHGAARAVGGCAIYVSDKPGQHDFNLLKKLVLPDGSILRAKLPGRPTRDCLFSDPARDGISLLKIWNLNDFNGVVGVFNCQGAGWCKVGKKNLIHDYQPETITGIVRANDVNYLPKIAHDGWTGDAILYSHLHRDLVHLPKNASFPITLKAREYEVFTVVPIKVMSTGSRFAPIGLVNMFNSGGAIKELKYETEGSGIISMKVRGCGMFGAYSSVKPKRIQVDDKELQFDYEKSSGLVTLALRVPDKELYAWDVRVEL; encoded by the exons ATGACAGTGGGAGCAGGAATATGTGTAGCTGAAAGGAAGCTGAATGTGTTGGGACAGAGCATTCTCACAGATGTTAATGAAAACATAATTGTAACACAGCCAACAGGTGAAGCTTTCATTAATGGTGCATTCCTTGGTGTTCATTCCGACAAAATTGGTAGTCGCAGAGTTTTTCCTGTTGGCAAACTCCA AGGATTGAGATTTATGTGTGTTTTCCGGTTCAAGTTATGGTGGATGACACAGAGGATGGGTACATCCGGACAAGACATACCATTTGAGACTCAATTTTTGATTGTGGAAGGAAATGATGGTTCAAATTTTGATCAAGATAACCATGAAAATTCAGCATTGTATGTTGTATTCTTGCCTATTCTGGAGGGAGATTTTAGGGCTGTTCTTCAAGGGAACTCAAACGACGAGTTAGAAATATGCCTGGAAAGTG GAGATCCTGCTGTGCAAGATTTTGAAGGAAGCCATTTGGTTTTCGTAGCAGCTGGGCCAGACCCTTTTGATGTCATCACTAATGCAGTCAA GACGGTGGAGAGGCATTTGCAGACATTTTGCCACCGTGATAGAAAGAAG ATGCCAGACATGTTGAACTGGTTTGGATGGTGTACATGGGATGCTTTCTATACTACTGTTACTGCCGAGGGAGTGAAGCAAGGATTAGAGAG TTTGGAGAAAGGAGGTATACCCCCAAAGTTCGTACTCATTGATGATGGATGGCAATCTGTGGGTATGGATCCCAATAGTATCGAATCCATTGCTGATAACCATGCAAA CTTTGCTAACAGGTTAACTCATATTAAAGagaaccacaaatttcaaaaagaTGGAAAGGAAGGGCATAGGGTTAATGATCCTGCAATGGGACTACGACATGTTGTTACCAATATCAAGGACCAGCACAATTTAAA GTATGTGTACGTGTGGCATGCACTCGCCGGTTACTGGGGCGGTGTGAAACCTGGGGTCCCTGAGATGGATCACTATGAATCCAAGTTATCTTTCCCAGTTTCATCTCCTGGGGTCGAGTCACAAGAACCTGATGATGCTTTGGATAGCTTGACAAAGAATGGTCTTGGTCTAGTGAACCCTGAGAAAGTCTATAATTTCTATAATGAACTGCACTCATACCTTGCTTCTGCGGGTATAGACGGGGTTAAAGTAGATGTTCAGAACATCCTTGAAACACTTGGAGCAGGTCATGGTGGAAGAGTAAAACTTGCAAGAAAGTATCATCAAGCATTAGAGGCATCTATTTCTCAAAACTTTCCTGATAATGGAATTATTTCATGCATGAGCCATAGTACTGATAATTTGTTCAG TGCGAAACGCTCAGCTGTTATTAGAGCTTCAGATGATTTCTGGCCAAGAGATCCTGCATCACACACCATTCACATAGCATCGGTGGCTTATAATACTATTTTCCTTGGGGAGTTCATGCAGCCTGATTGGGACATGTTTCAT AGTGTGCACCCAATGGCTGAATACCATGGAGCAGCACGGGCTGTTGGAGGCTGCGCTATTTATGTCAG TGACAAGCCTGGACAACACGATTTTAATCTTTTAAAGAAGCTTGTACTTCCAGATGGTTCCATATTACGCGCCAAACTTCCAGGAAGGCCAACTAGAGACTGCTTGTTTTCTGATCCAGCAAGAGATGGAATAAG TCTATTGAAGATTTGGAATCTGAATGATTTCAATGGCGTAGTTGGTGTGTTCAATTGTCAAGGAGCTGGGTGGTGTAAGGTCGGCAAGAAGAATCTAATCCACGATTATCAACCAGAGACGATAACTGGGATTGTCCGGGCTAATGATGTCAACTACTTACCTAAGATTGCTCATGATGGATGGACTGGGGATGCCATTCTCTATTCTCATCTTCACA GAGACTTGGTCCATCTTCCTAAAAATGCATCTTTTCCAATTACTCTTAAGGCAAGAGAATATGAAGTCTTTACCGTGGTTCCAATCAAGGTAATGTCAACTGGATCTAGATTTGCTCCAATTGGACTTGTAAATATGTTCAATTCAGGAGGAGCAATCAAAGAATTGAAGTATGAAACAGAGGGAAGCGGAATAATCTCCATGAAAGTTCGCGGATGTGGCATGTTTGGAGCTTATTCATCTGTGAAGCCTAAAAGAATACAAGTGGACGATAAAGAGTTACAGTTTGATTATGAAAAATCCTCTGGATTAGTCACTCTGGCTCTTAGAGTTCCTGACAAAGAGTTATACGCTTGGGACGTAAGGGTTGAACTTTGA
- the LOC104235317 gene encoding uncharacterized protein: MAENGQMMDIVNPQEVSRRTLILATLAGIAVEGPLLGMMGFSFLTSLIILVVTSPLLLIFSPLLFGAACIFAFAIAGFGVAGTMAFAGLSSFVLVYRSLIKGVRKTGIDYGDTDHEPVVSVDKMIQPDETVAKDEQQQLDTEVAGNMDRIEADETVKEQQQDTSVPVTRIVELFESLKEHPHDTTTTAVEEQHHDKDRPASPDYLQQNVQREIPQEI, translated from the exons ATGGCTGAAAACGGTCAAATGATGGATATTGTAAATCCCCAGGAAGTGAGCAGAAGGACGTTGATTCTGGCAACACTGGCTGGAATAGCAGTAGAAGGCCCACTTTTGGGGATGATGGGTTTCAGCTTTCTGACTTCTTTGATAATTCTGGTCGTAACTTCTCCGCTGCTCTTGATATTTAGTCCTCTGTTGTTTGGTGCTGCTTGTATTTTCGCATTCGCCATCGCAGGCTTTGGGGTGGCTGGGACTATGGCTTTTGCAGGATTGTCTTCGTTTGTTCTGGTCTATCGTTCACTAATTAAAGGCGTAAGAAAAACGGGCATAGACTACGGCGATACTGATCATGAGCCGGTGGTCAGTGTGGATAAAATGATTCAGCCGGACGAGACTGTAGCGAAGGATGAGCAGCAGCAGCTGGACACTGAAGTGGCAG GTAATATGGACAGAATTGAGGCGGATGAGACAGTGAAGGAACAGCAACAAGACACATCAGTGCCAGTTACTAGAATTGTTGAGTTGTTTGAGTCTTTAAAGGAGCATCCCCATGACACTACTACTACTGCTGTGGAGGAGCAGCACCACGATAAGGATAGGCCGGCAAGCCCTGACTATTTGCAGCAAAATGTGCAGCGCGAGATCCCACAAGAGATTTAG